Proteins encoded within one genomic window of Triticum aestivum cultivar Chinese Spring chromosome 2D, IWGSC CS RefSeq v2.1, whole genome shotgun sequence:
- the LOC123055021 gene encoding putative protease Do-like 14 — protein MRPSTQTPRPNPSSPRPPRLTTVPPRRAVHQPPLSLRPLSLRRLLLRRRTPAPRSSKPHSSPLASAAAVPDVPCGGDMTRSHGEGREEDRPVACETGPRKKARKGKRGSAKARPPPPAPSQEHRATTSDDDGSAQVRAMVAEQMRDILAVDAAKKKKVAELLKGLSGERDLSVEDTFGDSNDGSLESLQARKVALLVSKSVVSLSSFAGGKRIRVCSGFVMHGTDNTGANMILTSATLVRSLNGDSNVISDVTVKVLLPDGHITDGHIFLVDFHYNVAVVKIAAYLALLEEGTTNNGAVLALGRAYEGGLLMCSRGQVVNKKSKFGCAELLVSSCKVSMAGSGGPLVNYNGQVLGINFYEKNQTSYLPMLIVSRILEQHHCFGKLISPWLGLRYSSLHMVPLAVLEPIYQKFPDVDQGLYVSKVVEGSPADVAGLRVGDVLVKCGDKLLSSVPEFGAMLLDDAKAHSEAFGGWAGDMTIEVVIKRQRDGSTVSKTIAAEMLRENNYNRWPAPMPSYTIRLINVTPRW, from the exons ATGCGGCCCTCGACCCAAACACCTCGACCCAATCCGTCCTCTCCCCGACCACCGCGCCTCACCACCGTCCCGCCTCGCCGCGCTGTCCACCAGCCACCGCTTTCCCTCCGGCCTCTATCGCTCCGCCGCCTGCTGCTACGCCGTCGAACCCCCGCCCCACGATCCTCCAAGCCCCACTCGTCTCCCCTGGCCTCTGCCGCTGCTGTTCCTGACGTCCCCTGCGGCGGTGACATGACTAGGTCCCACGGCGAGGGCAGGGAGGAGGACCGGCCCGTGGCTTGCGAGACGGGGCCGCGGAAGAAGGCAAGGAAGGGGAAGCGGGGGAGCGCCAAGGCTCGGCCGCCTCCACCTGCCCCGTCCCAGGAGCACCGCGCCACCACCAGCGACGACGACGGGTCGGCTCAGGTCAGGGCTATGGTGGCCGAGCAGATGCGGGATATCCTTGCCGTCGACGCCGCTAAGAAGAAGAAAGTTGCCGAGCTAC TTAAAGGCCTCTCTGGGGAACGTGACCTTTCTGTGGAGGATACGTTTGGTGACTCCAATGATGGCAGCCTTGAGAGTCTTCAGGCTCGTAAAGTTGCATTGTTGGTCTCAAAGTCAGTCGTCAGCCTGTCTTCTTTTGCAG GTGGAAAGAGGATCCGTGTATGTTCGGGATTTGTGATGCATGGAACAGACAATACTGGTGCAAATATGATTTTAACCTCAGCAACACTTGTTAGATCTCTGAATGGAGACAGTAATGTGATATCTGATGTGACG GTCAAGGTTCTTCTACCTGATGGGCATATAACAGATGGCCACATCTTTCTTGTGGATTTTCACTATAATGTAGCTGTCGTCAAAATTGCAGCTTATTTAGCGCTCTTAGAAGAAGGCACTACCAACAATGGCGCCGTGTTAGCACTTGGACGTGCATATGAAGGTGGTCTTCTCATGTGTTCACGGGGTCAAGTTGTAAACAAAAAAAGCAAATTTGGGTGCGCGGAGCTATTGGTGTCAAGCTGCAAGGTTTCCATG GCTGGTTCTGGAGGACCTCTTGTCAATTACAACGGTCAAGTTCTTGGTATCAACTTCTACGAAAAGAATCAAACATCATACCTTCCCATGTTAATTGTATCAAGGATCCTGGAACAACATCACTGCTTCGG GAAATTAATTAGCCCCTGGCTTGGATTAAGGTACAGTTCTCTTCATATGGTTCCACTGGCCGTCTTGGAGCCTATCTATCAAAAATTCCCAGATGTTGACCAGGGTTTATATGTTTCAAAG GTTGTTGAGGGATCACCTGCTGATGTTGCTGGGTTACGTGTCGGTGATGTTCTTGTAAAATGTGGTGACAAACTTCTCTCTAGTGTCCCAGAG TTTGGTGCAATGTTACTGGATGATGCAAAAGCTCATTCTGAAGCCTTTGGAGGTTGGGCTGGGGACATGACAATTGAG GTTGTGATAAAGCGACAAAGAGATGGCAGCACGGTGTCAAAAACTATAGCCGCAGAGATGCTGAGAGAGAACAACTATAACAG ATGGCCTGCACCTATGCCAAGCTACACAATTCGCCTAATAAATGTCACGCCGCGTTGGTAG